GGTTATGAAATAATAAGAATACCAAACAGTAGATCATTTTGTATATCTGCGAAACTTTGGAATTTGGTATTTTCCAGAAATGGTGTGTACCTTCATCTGCTTCACATAAGGGACAGGAATTATAAATTCACCTACGTCCTGATCACCAATTGATCTTGACAGGCACAGACCACCTGGCCAACATCTAAGGGGACCAATCTGGATGGGCCAAAAAAGGGATCATGGATCAACAGAAAGGAATAAATCAGATGTACAAACCAAAAGATGCCACTGTAAAGGAAAACCTATGGAAAGCTATCTAATACATGTGGCTACTAAAATGTCCAAGACAGTACTCACACGCAGGTTGACTTATCAAGTTATCAGTCTCataaattcaaaaataataaaaaataatagaatGGATACTAGGTGCAGAAACATAGATTTGCCTGACAATTTAAGAGCTGCATCATTTTAGTCAAAAAAACAAAAGCTGCATCCAGCTACCAGCTAGCACGACTTGAAGCCCCACTTACCCAGTGAAAACACTAGATGTTGATTAACTAGACATACGCCATATATTAACCACTAACAGACATCAAACTTCCCGAAGCTGTTTTCCAAAAAAATGCACAGCCTCaaaaacttcaaaaaaaaagaatattgtACCAAAAACTCAACAACAAAAGACCATGCCGGCTGTTTTTCAATAAAGACAGCTCTTTGGCTACCAACTGCAAAAATTAAATGGGAAACTTTTGAGTGGCCATAAAAGGCAAAAGAACAAACCTCGGCACCACCGACGACATTTAGCCTTCCAACTTCGCCTCCGCATTCTGTTACACGTCCAACCCTGCAAATCAAAAACTAACCATTGAGAGGAGCCAAACGTATAGCCAACAGAGGACGACGGCAGGCTCAGTGACAAAGCAATCTTACTCCTCTTCACTGGCATCAAAACGATGGTCAGCCGACAAATAGTAGATGGATCCCTCAGCTTCAAGGACACAACGCGAATCGCCCACGGAAGCAACAGTCACAACGGAGCCGTCAATTATGACGAGCGTCACGGTTGTCCCTGAGGAATGAGCTGAAATGAAAGATATCACACATTAGTTGACAAGCAACGCTCGGCTCTTGTACTGGTTAGTACGGCGTGCCACCAGACCATGCACACGGTCAATTTGAATCAATCACCAAACTGCCGCCTGGCCATAGAGacgccagttttttttttcttggcttTTTTTTTACAGGACGCCAGGTTGAGTAATTATGGATAGATGTGTTGGTACTCTACTAAACTGGTAGTACAGCGGAGTAGTACTTTCTTTGCTATAGTTGCTCGGGAGGGCACCAAACAGATTAGTTGCATTTCCATGCATGGAATTGGAAGGAACTTGGGTCACCTTTAGTCTGGAAGTCCTTGTCGGTCTTGACGAAGCCCGCGACGAGCGCCCTCGGGAGCGCGGCGAGCCACTCGTCCCCGCTCAGATCGGCGGGGACGCAGCCGAGCACGTTGCCGAGGAGGTGCTCCTTGGCGTacaccgcggcggcgctgccgttGTGGCCGTCGAACAGCTGAGGAGAGGCGAACCGTCTCAGAACACGAAGCAGGCGGACTAGCATTGGGGGGAGTCGGCCGAgactcgagagagagagagagaggacgagGGGGCGGAGCGCTTACGGCGAAGGCGGAGAAGGAGGTGGACGGCGCGCCGGGGCGGCGCTCGCAGGCGGGCTTGAGCAGCGCGAGGTCCTCGCCCTTCTTCGCgcgcccggcctgccccgccgcgacggcgggccgctcgcccccgcccgccgccgcggcgcgctccGCCGACGCCTCCCGCCGCAGCAGGTCCCCGAGCGCGACGCTCCCGGCCCGCCGCCTCACGCCCCGCGGCGTCGCCGACATCCTGTTCCTCCGCGTCACGGCCCCGCCGGCGTCAGatcccggccgcggcggcagatcgggcgcgggcgcgggcgccgcgcagcatgccaccgccaccccgccgcgctggcgcctagctagctagcgcgcTGTGGCCTGGCCTGGTCGGGGAGCACGAGCACAAGCGCGCACCCCACCTTTCCGGTCTCCGCTGCCTGCCGCGCTCGCCTTTTTGGGTGGTGGGCGGGCGGGGTTTGGCTGGCCGGGGACCCCGCGCTGCCCCGCTCGGCGCCTTTGCTttgcctgctctgctctgcgggatgagggagagggagggagagggggagcaGGCGAGCGACCCGTCACATGGGGCGCGCGGTACAGGACGCGCAAATCCAGCCCGCTCccacgcgcgccggcggcctctctctctccctctcgggTGAAACGAAAATCCCCGCaaagcggcggccggggagcgggagtgcgcgggcgcggcgcacTGATGACCGGccgtgggcgcgggcgcgggcgcgtgcgGCTTTAACGCCCGGGACGCGGCAGGCGGGTGGGTCAAGGCCGCCAGGTGGCCCAGTGGGGGAAGAAGGGGGGCGAGCCCGGCCGAgcgggtgcgcgcgcgcgctgggCCGCCGGCCAGTGGGAGCGCGGTCGCGACGACTCGTGCGTGTCTCGGTCCTCGGCGAGGAGGTCTGCCTCTCCACTCCAGTCGTCCGGGTCTCGGGCAGCGCCCTGTTGCTGCTGCACACCAGCCACCGGCATGAATGAATTTTCTGCTCCCTTCGCATGTGGACTGTGGCCGCGGAGGCGTTGCTGTCCCAAGAGGCAGGATCTGATGTGCGGTCAGATTCTCGGAagcatttcctttttttttccaaactcAAGCGGCCGCGTCGGCTTAAGATGTGTGCATGTGGCTCGCATCGCACGAACGAACGCATTTGCCACTGAAAATGTTTTTCTTTCCAATTATTCCTTGTGCGAATGGGAACATACTGAAACCCTCCATTCAccgtaatccgtaagacaatgTTCTTCCAACTTTCCGAGCTAGGGACCTAGCAATCCAGAATGACAGGGCAACTTTCCAACCGAGCTACCGCTCGTTCTCAGCTGTTATAACGATCCCTTCGTGCGAGTGTTATTAACCTAGTGTTGATTATGTCATCATCACCACATAAAGGAAAGTAAAATTTCGAATAGCGGCACAACACGGGGGATTAGCTGAGAACGAGCGGTAGCTCGGTTGGCAAGCGAGCCCGCCCGTGTTCGAGCGCGGGTGCTCACCCGGGAACAGTAGTTTCCTGTTTAATGTGCAGCCTCTCACGCATGGAGCCACAAAGAGACTGCGACGCACTTGTCGTCTGTAGAGCCTTCTGGTGATTTCAAGATGGACGCGATTTAGATTTGAGTGTAGTTGTAGGTTAGTTTGTACATGTGTAGTATGAGTGAGATATGCGCGTGTAGAGTTGGGTGTGTGTGTATATGTACGAACAGATGTTACAGTTGTACCCAGACGTgaggcttcaaaaaaaaaagggggcttAGGATTTTTTCCCCCAGATACAGAAGTTTGATAAGAAGTGTTAATGCCATACTACATGAAACGGAGCTCTGTTTCTTTTTGTTGATTGTTTGACGTCAAGTCTGCGTCTTCCATTACGTACTGGCCATGATGCCCCTGCGCACTGTGCTAGTTCATCAGTGTGGGCCGACTGAAAAGCTAAGGATCCGGCCATCCAATGTCAAGCTCTGTATTTTATTCCCTGTGTTTCTGCGACGGATCTTTCTACTACGATTGTGATCCTAACAAGAAAGCTTCAGTCAAGCcccacaaaagaaaacaaagaaacTAACGACCCAAGGCTGAAAGCAAAAGGGTAATCGAGAAGAGCTTTCGTTCGGTTTTCTTTGTGTGTTAGCGTGGATGCAAGCCCGTCTGAATGTCTGATTTCTCCCGTTCCCTATCATCGACCGGCTCCTGCTTGTTTCCTACCTCGCGTCAACTTGGCGGGATCGACGCGAGCTGCCTCCGCGTGACCGGATCCAAACAGCAACGTTTCTCGTGTCATTCCTGTCACCTCCCTTTCGAGTTTGGAACCGGCTTACACCCCTGGCCTCTTCTATCCAATCCTCCACAAAGATGAAAAGAACCCCCTGTTGTGTTGTCTACATACACTTGGTTTAGCCcccgtcttcttcctcccaagtTGGCGTCTCTGCTTACGACTTGGTTGCTGTGTCCCCTACTCCCCTGCCGTTGGTTGTGGGCGGAGAGACGACGACGGAGCCCGTGCGAGGCGGCCGGCCGCCGATGGCAATGGCGCGGAACGTTTCTGCGGTGGGTACGTGGAAGAAGCAGCTGCTCCCGCGCTGCCACCTTTGGTCTCAACATTGGAGGTGGCGACGAGCCGACGATCGACGAGAGGCCGAGAGCCACGAGACCCCGTCGCTTACTGTCATCACCAAGCTGTTACCGTTAGTAAGCTAAGCAATGCACTAGAAATTTCATTGGAGTTTCAGGCGCCCAATTAACTGAACCGAAACACACGTCTATCAGTGGCAGCAGGCCGGCCGGGCATAACGGCGAACGGGCCCGGTCAGAACAGTCGGTTTCAACGGCGAATCCGAGTCCTCCAGCTGGTGTCAGCATAAGCCTCCAGATGGCCAAACGGGCGCACAGGAAAGTTCAGCTACCGGACGAGCCGAGGACAAGCGACAGGGGGCTAAACGAACACCCCGGGAATCTCGCCCGGATTGGCCGAGCGGAGGAGGAAATCGGGGGCGTACTCTGAagatttttgtttggtttcggCACCGTCGGGCTCGGCTGAATTCTTGCTTGCTTCCTCAGTTCCTCGTTGCTCCTGTGGTGCCAGGTGCCCACCGTGCCAGCTTTCGACAGGCTATCGATGGACCTTTTCTTGTAAAGATATTGATAAAGAAAGAGGGAACCGTGTGAAGAAAGGTCACAGCTTTTGTTCGAGGGATAAGGGCGTCCGCAATGGTAATAGCCACTACTAACTACGTAATCGACTAATGTGGAGGTGAGAGATAAAAGAAAaaactattttatattattggacCCACACACTCTTCTCATATATTCTTGGACTACGTGAAATATACTAACTATTTACTCATCGCTAGTGACTATTCTCTTTTACTTTTTTATTGCCACATCAGATCTAGCTAGCCAAATAGCTAGCCATTGCAGACGCCCTAAGAGGGACAACACATGTGCATTGGATTGACAAGCTATACACAATCTTTCGGGAAAAAAAGACAAGCTACACACAAAAGAAAATGTACCAAGTGTGCGGTGCAGCCGCTGACTTGTGCCTGAAGTTTCGGCACGCGAACGCCTCTGATCAGCATCTGCAAATGGCGCCTATCTCCTGTAACGACTACTAGTCGACACTTGTACAGAAACCTGAAACCTCCTTACTAGGCTTGAGACACACAAATGGCAGGCACTGGCAAAACGGCGTGCGATATTTactgaaggaaaaaaaaagaacgaaaAAAAAACTGGAGCTACCTGATCCTAAGATGGCTTTAATTACAGTTCGGGATCGCTCCGAAATTAAATTTACACGTCGAGCTGTGTTATTTCGAATAACGAAACCGAGTGGTTCGACGCCGACGACCAGCACGAGCCATCCCGCTCGATGGAGTACGCGATGAGCAGCTTCACGACGTGCCTGTACCTTCTCCTGTACGTCGGGAACTTGGACAGGCTCCTCACGATCCCGACCAGCCTGCCAATACATGCGCGTCACCACCATTAGAACAAGCACCGATGACACAGACGACGAGGAAGATGAACTGATGATGCAGCGGTCGCACTGAACTGAGCAGAAATCAATCAAATCAAGCATGGTTCTCTGAAGAAACAGCATCAAGTATACCTTCTGCTGATGGCCTGAATCTGCGCCAGCCTGACGGGATCCTGGGGCACCTCGTCGCCGTTGTCCCACGCGCTACCGCCCGCGGCGTTGCCGACGAAGAGGGTCAGCTTCTCCAGGAacctcacctcctcctccgtcaTGCTCAGCACCTGTATCTGCTCCTTGAGCACCAGCACGGGGTGGAAGAACCAGTCCAGCAGCCGGTCCTGGGGCCTGTTGAACTGGTTCACCTCGACGCTGCCCATCAGCAGGCCCCCGGCGCCGGCCTTGATCGACTGCAGCACGCTGCACAGCAGGGAGTAGGAAGGCAGGCCCAGGCTTATGGTCTCGTGGCCGCTTTCCTTTCCCCTCAGCCACTCGCTCAGGCCGACGGCCGTTATGACATTCAGGTTCAGAAGGTCCCTGCCTCTCTGCTCGCACGCCTTCATCGTGTTCTCCCAGATCTGCGAAACAAGGAGCCGAATTAGGACTTCAGGCATGATTGTGACTTGTGAGTGAGCAACATGGGAGGAGGCTGTGCAACTGTATCATCTCTGTAAAATGCTGGAATCATCGAATAATGATAGGCATACTAGTCGGCATTGACAAGATTTCAGCTGTCGTGGACCAATATGGAATTATCAGCACTGAAAATCCCTAAACTTCACCTGACAGGACATCTACCAACATAAACTACTAAACTAGCATTCATAAAGAACGGGATAACCTGATTATTAATCAATAAACTAACTGCCACTTGGGATAGGCTTATTATCTGTTCTTTGTAGTGGTCACAATACAAGGCAAACTCCCATACAAAGAAGCATTGCAAATTTGCAATTGCTTCTTTTGTGAGGTTCCTTTCGTTGGTGAATCATAAATTGCTTCGCTTAGAAATGCGACAATTCAAACGTCTACCTGTACCTACTCTTGTGTGCCTCTTTCATTTATGCAATTTCCTCAATTAGAACAGGCTCACCTACCAAAGAAAGCGTGACCACAGCAACACAAATTTGTCTTGCTATTGCCTACTTGGGTGATGGAGCAGTATAGTTCACAGTATAGTCCCATTCATGACATTAGTACCTTACACGGAGCAAGCAAAACCTAATAAAAGGTAGCATGGGCACAGCAATCAGAAagttcttctttcttttgtgacATTAACACGCATAAATTACTGCTGAAGGAAATAAGGAACAGGCCCCTCGAAATCTCTGAACTCGACACTGCTTTACTCTGAAGACGGGAAACATTTATGAGTAGCAGCAATTTCCTCTCTTTAGAATGCACAGGAAGACGTATTGCATACATTAAGTAAAAAAGAATGTGTGAACTATAACTAGAATTATAGGAAATTACACAGAACCTCACACAGTTTTACCAAGTTTGCAGGCAGTATCAGAAAAGTTTTCTAAGGTGAAAGCTTGAATAATGTTGTGTCTGAGTAAATTGTGTGCAGGTTGCAGACAAGCTGGGAATGCCATGAAAATTAAAGTCATGATTCATGAAAGAAGGAAACATACCTGGACCATTTTAACTTCTTGTATAGCCTCTCTTACTGATCTTGCAGGAGCCAAATTCGGAACCAACATTGCTGGTGCTGCACTggaaccagaaggatgttcagCTCCTTTGACAGAGGCATTTGTTCTGACTGAGAACTCTGTGGAGTTGGATGATTTCCTCTTTCTGTAGGAAGGCCTAATAATTGTTCCAAAAATAGAAGGTTAAACAATCGGGTAGCGAGGAAGAAGCACATGACAAAGGACATCAGGATGTTCAGATCAGAATGGTCAAGGGAAATGCTATACTTTGGGAGAATTGTTCCTTCGCGGAGGTAAAGCCAATCATTGGTGTACTCATCGAACTCTGCAACCATGGCTACGACATATGAAACTCCCCTCTGAAACGATTTCTCCTGCAACAATGAGGCAAGAAAAATTGTAAGTTACATCACATAATCTTCCCCCACAGATTAGCAATAATTCACCACTGGCAGTTCAATAACCTGGAAGACAATGACTGCGCCGTAGAGGCCCACGAAAATGCTCGAGACAAT
This sequence is a window from Panicum virgatum strain AP13 chromosome 7K, P.virgatum_v5, whole genome shotgun sequence. Protein-coding genes within it:
- the LOC120641168 gene encoding probable protein phosphatase 2C 40, whose translation is MSATPRGVRRRAGSVALGDLLRREASAERAAAAGGGERPAVAAGQAGRAKKGEDLALLKPACERRPGAPSTSFSAFALFDGHNGSAAAVYAKEHLLGNVLGCVPADLSGDEWLAALPRALVAGFVKTDKDFQTKAHSSGTTVTLVIIDGSVVTVASVGDSRCVLEAEGSIYYLSADHRFDASEEEVGRVTECGGEVGRLNVVGGAEIGPLRCWPGGLCLSRSIGDQDVGEFIIPVPYVKQMKLSNSGGRLIIASDGVWDALTAEMAFSCARGLSPEAAADQIVKEAVASKGLRDDTTCIVIDIIPPKKPKSTIESPKTPGKGLGLLKSFFLRKTLSDSLSVADKDNYPEPDLVEEVFEDGCPFLSRRLNSEYPVRNMFKLFACAICQIDLGSGQGVSIHEGLSKPGKLRPWDGPFLCHSCQEKKEAMEGKRHSRESSSRNSGSSE
- the LOC120641169 gene encoding uncharacterized membrane protein At3g27390-like, encoding MESVKAWVAANYAEPMTSMQQSLRVAYVVFSFCAAFFLGGIKAMVVGPVAAALMILGNVGVILVLFPAHVWWTIYSLVKTDRINSGLKLAVLLALPVLFGLWLGLGIFGSALVALGYGFFTPWISTFEAFRQESEAKKFVHGIVDGTWGTIKGSCTVVRDFADMCFHSYPVYLKELRESSQDREPHSIRLLDVPSCIVVALLGLVVDIPLYTVIALIKSPYMLFKGWQRLLHDLISREGPFLETVCVPIAGLAILFWPLAVVGSVLLAIVSSIFVGLYGAVIVFQEKSFQRGVSYVVAMVAEFDEYTNDWLYLREGTILPKPSYRKRKSSNSTEFSVRTNASVKGAEHPSGSSAAPAMLVPNLAPARSVREAIQEVKMVQIWENTMKACEQRGRDLLNLNVITAVGLSEWLRGKESGHETISLGLPSYSLLCSVLQSIKAGAGGLLMGSVEVNQFNRPQDRLLDWFFHPVLVLKEQIQVLSMTEEEVRFLEKLTLFVGNAAGGSAWDNGDEVPQDPVRLAQIQAISRRLVGIVRSLSKFPTYRRRYRHVVKLLIAYSIERDGSCWSSASNHSVSLFEITQLDV